The Deltaproteobacteria bacterium genome contains a region encoding:
- a CDS encoding NADH-quinone oxidoreductase subunit N: protein MKWILFLPEIYCLLMAAAFFGLAMLPRTNPRRDYQVAVLLASVGVLISLMSVRLHGTLFFEAYRIDLFSQVFKVMLAMGLFLVICLCTELRGVEERYHPEFYLFLTTCTFAMMMLVSAVELLTIYIALELSSYSLYILVPLRRGPGTDVEAGIKYLMVGASASAVMLFGLSYIFGVTHTTYVAEIMKILPTVITTPAAMIGLLLTLCGFFFKLAVFPFHFWAPDVYQGASNQVTAFIATASKVGAVAILMRMVALTGGASKYLVDVLVVLSIASMTIGNLTAIVQKDMKRLLAYSSISHAGYVLIGILSMSASGYASAIFYAVAYLIMNLCCFLVVVNVAYDGSDLKIAQLAGLHRRSPLLAMTLMLAVFGLAGIPPTIGFTGKFLVFAAAVARGHLVLVIIAMINATISLYYYILVVKAAYLLEPDVEMERLNISMPTKVLAGALVAVMVVIGIYPHHVLEVARAAAKGLMM, encoded by the coding sequence ATGAAATGGATTCTTTTTCTCCCTGAGATTTATTGTTTGCTGATGGCGGCTGCCTTTTTTGGCCTTGCCATGCTGCCGCGAACAAATCCCCGGCGTGACTACCAGGTTGCCGTGCTGCTGGCCTCTGTGGGTGTGCTTATAAGCCTGATGTCTGTGAGACTGCATGGGACCCTGTTCTTTGAGGCGTACAGGATAGACCTCTTTTCTCAGGTCTTCAAGGTCATGCTCGCCATGGGGCTCTTCCTGGTGATCTGCCTGTGTACTGAACTCAGAGGTGTGGAGGAGAGATATCATCCAGAATTTTACCTTTTTCTGACCACCTGCACTTTCGCCATGATGATGCTGGTAAGTGCGGTTGAGTTGTTGACCATCTATATAGCCCTGGAGCTGTCCAGCTACTCCCTTTACATACTGGTACCGCTGCGGCGGGGGCCCGGCACTGATGTGGAGGCTGGCATAAAGTACCTCATGGTGGGTGCTTCGGCTTCAGCCGTCATGCTCTTCGGCCTCTCCTACATATTCGGAGTTACTCATACCACCTACGTGGCTGAAATCATGAAAATACTGCCTACAGTCATCACCACGCCGGCAGCAATGATAGGTCTGCTGCTGACACTTTGTGGCTTCTTTTTCAAACTGGCAGTATTTCCCTTTCACTTCTGGGCTCCTGATGTTTACCAGGGAGCCAGCAATCAGGTCACGGCATTCATTGCCACGGCTTCCAAAGTTGGGGCAGTGGCAATCTTGATGCGCATGGTGGCATTGACTGGAGGCGCCAGCAAGTATCTGGTGGATGTGCTGGTGGTGCTGTCCATTGCCTCCATGACGATAGGCAATCTTACTGCCATTGTCCAGAAGGACATGAAGAGACTTCTGGCCTATTCCAGTATATCGCACGCGGGGTATGTGCTCATCGGTATATTGAGTATGAGTGCTAGCGGCTATGCCAGTGCAATTTTTTACGCCGTGGCATATTTGATAATGAATTTGTGCTGCTTTCTGGTGGTGGTGAATGTTGCCTATGATGGTAGTGATTTAAAGATTGCTCAATTGGCTGGCTTGCACCGTCGATCACCCTTGTTGGCAATGACGCTGATGCTGGCAGTGTTTGGGCTTGCCGGCATTCCTCCCACTATCGGCTTCACTGGTAAGTTTCTGGTGTTTGCTGCTGCTGTGGCCAGGGGACATCTGGTGCTGGTAATCATTGCCATGATAAATGCAACCATCTCCCTGTACTACTATATCCTGGTGGTGAAGGCCGCTTACCTGCTCGAGCCCGATGTGGAGATGGAGAGATTGAACATCTCTATGCCCACCAAGGTGCTTGCCGGAGCTCTTGTTGCTGTTATGGTGGTCATTGGTATCTATCCTCACCACGTACTGGAAGTGGCCAGGGCAGCAGCAAAGGGATTAATGATGTGA